The sequence below is a genomic window from Fluoribacter dumoffii NY 23.
AGCTTCCCTCAAATCAACCAGGTCTCCCTCCAGATTAAAATACCTTTTTTTCGCTACTTTGAAACCCTCCTGCGCAATGTTTAATTCAATGTTAAGGTGTTTTATTCGAATTAAAGTAGATTTAATGCTTAAATCAAGTTGTGCATTTAACTCTTGTATGTATTGTTTTTGTGCGGCAACAGCTTTTTGTTTGACGAGTAACTTAGCTTGGGCTTTATTGATGCGACTTGTTATATTAAGATCAAAAAGCGGCATTGAAACCCCAACTCCGACAGCATAATCCTCCCTTCCTATCAAATGGGTTTTATCCATACCGCCACCACTGGCAATCGCTACGATCTCAGGTCTAAATCGTGATTTTTCTTTTATTAAATTTTCATAGGCTGCTTTGGCGTCGGCAATCGCTCTTTTCACATAGGGGCTTGAATAAACACGGCTTTTTGAGTTTAATGAGTCAATCAGGCTCTCTGATAATACTGGACAATCAATTGTAGAGGCACTTTTACCTATAATTACGGAGAGTTCTTTAAGACTTCCCAGAACTTGTTCCTTTAAATATGAATATTCTGTACGTGCTTCTTGCGTCTCTGATTCGGACAAATAATTATCGACTACAGACCGTTGCCCTGTTTTTACAAAATGCTTTGCTTCCTTGGTAATGAGAGCTGATTCCTTAGCCAAATTAGACCATATTTCTTGTTTTTTTTTATAGGTAGCACATTGATAAAAAGCTTTCAAGGCAAATAATTGAACTTCATACATAGTCACACGAGTAGTTTGCCTGGCTACATTAACTTGCGAACGAGCTGCATTTACCGCTGCTGCAGTTTTGCCAAAATCATAAATTAACTGTTTGGCAACAACTCCTGCTGTAGGTCCTGAGCGATAAGGAGATCCAACTAAACCTTCAATACCAAGCCAATTGGAGGAACCAGGAAAACCCGTACTTTCCAGAGCCTCTGCTCTTAGAATAGGAAAATAATGCGCTTTAGCTACTTCAATTTCTTTAACTTTTACAAGTACATCTAGTTGCGCCTGATTGATAGATTGACTGTTTTTTTCAGAAAGACGCAACAGTTCCTCCGTAGTTAACATATGTCTAGAATTTGCCCAAACAGGGACAAAGATACAATAGAAAAAAAATATAATCCAAATACGCTTCATTTATACGCTCGTACTTTTTTATGTGTCCTGGCGAAAAACATACGGTATAAAATTGGCACAATAAAAAGGGTCAGTAAGACTGAAAACAACTGTCCACCTATAACTGCCCTTC
It includes:
- a CDS encoding TolC family protein codes for the protein MLTTEELLRLSEKNSQSINQAQLDVLVKVKEIEVAKAHYFPILRAEALESTGFPGSSNWLGIEGLVGSPYRSGPTAGVVAKQLIYDFGKTAAAVNAARSQVNVARQTTRVTMYEVQLFALKAFYQCATYKKKQEIWSNLAKESALITKEAKHFVKTGQRSVVDNYLSESETQEARTEYSYLKEQVLGSLKELSVIIGKSASTIDCPVLSESLIDSLNSKSRVYSSPYVKRAIADAKAAYENLIKEKSRFRPEIVAIASGGGMDKTHLIGREDYAVGVGVSMPLFDLNITSRINKAQAKLLVKQKAVAAQKQYIQELNAQLDLSIKSTLIRIKHLNIELNIAQEGFKVAKKRYFNLEGDLVDLREAWRNLARAQIIIEDARNELLLSKAAKALLNGWGY